One part of the Rutidosis leptorrhynchoides isolate AG116_Rl617_1_P2 chromosome 1, CSIRO_AGI_Rlap_v1, whole genome shotgun sequence genome encodes these proteins:
- the LOC139867903 gene encoding uncharacterized protein — translation MGKSKGKGKKFTLTNNNDDVANGEEEKIPVQKRRGRPQKPLTDEIDEGFEKIKDDDENASSDVEGKKRRRNKETKENGTLLKEDSSNGTRSNGFRHIGSRRKNKPHRAAEAGVECK, via the coding sequence ATGGGTAAGAGTAAaggaaaagggaagaaatttacttTAACAAACAACAATGATGATGTTGCAAATGGCGAAGAAGAAAAAATCCCTGTTCAGAAACGAAGGGGTAGGCCTCAAAAGCCATTAACCGATGAAATCGATGAAGGTTTTGAAAAgattaaagatgatgatgagaaTGCAAGTTCTGATGTTGAAGGGAAAAAAAGGAGAAGAAACAAAGAGACAAAGGAAAACGGTACTTTACTAAAAGAGGACAGCTCAAATGGAACCCGGTCTAATGGATTTCGTCATATCGGGAGTAGGAGGAAAAACAAACCTCATCGAGCGGCTGAAGCTGGTGTTGAATGCAAGTAG